The Streptomyces sp. M92 nucleotide sequence TCGGTCTGAAGGCCTCGGACACGATCGCCTTCGGCGACATGCCCAACGACGTCCCGATGTTCGGCTGGGCCGCACGGGGCGTGGCGATGGCCAACGCCCACGAGGAGCTGAAGGCGGTGGCCGACGAGGTGACGTCCTCCAACGACGAGGACGGCATCGCCGTGGTGCTGGAGCGGCTGGCGGGCTGACGCCGCCGACCTGACGCCGACGTCCCGGGCGCCGTCCGGTCTGCCCGGCGACGGGCCTCGCGCACGGTCCGGACGGCACCGGCGTCCCCGTCGGGGGCCCACGCCGGACGCCTCGCGAGAGACGGTCCGGCGTGCTCGAAGCGGCCGCCCGATGCGCCGGAGCCGTCCGGCCTCGTGCATCCACCACAGTGCCGGTACGGAAAGCCGGGCGCCACCGATTAAATGCGGACGTAGGGCGCGTTACCGTCGGCGCCACCTGCGGCGGCGGCCCTTGCTGAAGAACCACCCGGCGGGCGGCTCGTCGGAGCGCCACGGCTGCGGTTCCGGCTGCTCCCGGCGCCAGCGGGCGGTGAGCATCCGGGCACGGGCCGACGGCTCGGAGGTCCCGGCGTCGCGTATGAACTCCTCGTCCAGGACGAGACCGTCCCAGGGGTCGTCACCACCGTGAGCGTCGCGCTGAGGTGTCTGGTCCGCCATTCCGGTCCTCCCCGCCCTGCGTCGTCGCGTTCTCCCGCGTTCTGTCCGGCTCTGCCTCGCCTGCCTCGGCCCAGTGTGCCCGGGCCGAGGTGAAGGGGCCGTCAGGCCATGGCCCGTCACTCCTCCCCGGCGAGCGTCAGCGACCGCAGCTTCTGCCCGGCGTACCAGGTGGCGAGCACGGTCACCGCGGCCAGCAGCACCGTCGCCGTCGGCAGGCCGACGTCGGAGGTGACCAGGTTCCCGTCGGCCACCTTCTGCGCCACCGCCAACGACCACTGCTGGACGCTCAGCGTGCGGGCCCCGGGGACCAGGGAG carries:
- a CDS encoding SGM_3592 family protein; amino-acid sequence: MADQTPQRDAHGGDDPWDGLVLDEEFIRDAGTSEPSARARMLTARWRREQPEPQPWRSDEPPAGWFFSKGRRRRWRRR